In Miscanthus floridulus cultivar M001 chromosome 19, ASM1932011v1, whole genome shotgun sequence, the DNA window tatccatgtgacaggcactaatatttacgtatatactcgaacctgtgtgtacagaattatatggagatgcagcggaacatattcatggatttattagcgcacgaaagaaatggatatcggagaattctttctgctgatataaaatattatcttagccatatcacaaaaaagtctatacagtagagtttgtgagcctgcgacgccgcgctctctgtgactgtgttaatttcatgaactttaccttttgaattaaatgtcactttaacattggtatttaatttaatagtattgttatcttatcgtgcgatccgtgtgtttttagtacaaaagatttagttgtcccgtagcaatgcacggacacgctacctagtagaaaaaaagaagaaagtaaAATAAAAAATGTAACTGACAGTGGGTCGCATATTTTTTAGGGAGATTATTGGTGATCTGGTGTAGCATCTTCCCCAATAATCCAACCAAATGATATTGGGCTACCCCAATACCTGTTTATTGGGAGAGATTTAGGTGGTGTTTGattcagtgactaaaatttagaaggtgtgTCGGGAGGGTGTtatatggggtgttcggatactaataaaaaacaaattatataatCCTTCAGTACTCTACGAgataattttttaagcctaattaatccggcattagcatatgttactgtagcacaacgttatcaaattatggactaattaggcttaaaagattcgtctcgtaaattagtcgcaaactatacaattagcttcataattaatctatatttagtacttcatacatgtgttCAAATATTTAATAGGAAAACGACTAAATTTTAGGAGGGGCAACCTGACACCACGGCAAGCAGCTGGAGGTGCTTTTACGGACGTGAGCTTTGTACTGTATGTATAATATAAAATAACATATATTCAGTTTATtcacgggtggcagctgtgtgtggTCCGGTCGTATAATGGTTTGTTAGATCTGGGTTAGGTAAGCGCCGAGCCTAATACTCGCGATTCGTGCGTGGGGTTAGCCAGCCGTTCGTCTCGCCAAAAAATAAACAACTGCAAAGGCAGGCGACTAGGCGAGTTCGTTTTTGCAAAAGAGAAGAAAAACAGCATGTTTCAATCATAACTTATCAATTAATTAATAGTATTTtcttctcacaataaatcagcatcaacTGAATTTATTAGCGTAGCGTAAATCCGGTGAATGAACGACAGGCAGTTGGTCAAGATCAGGATGGAGCAGGCCACGTAGCCGCGGGCGGAAGCGCTCCACCAGACCACCGGAATCCAGATTGCGCTGCGGTCTGCTGCCCGGGGCACGGGGCACGGGCTGCCAGCTCACTCCGgacgcttttttttttttgtgtgtgtgtgtggccgTTGGCCCCGTTCTAGTACGGACGCGATAAGTCATGGGCCCCCGTTTCGTTTGGGCGAAGCTTTTGTGTGGCCGACTGGCCGTTAGTCCGTACAGAGACGGACTTTTTTTTTTAGGCCTCGCATTGGGCCTTGAGTAGCGATGCAGTCTGCTACAACTTTGCGGGCGGCGTCCGAATGTCCGATCTGGACGAGTAGCCGTGTCCTGGCCTCCCGGATAAACAATTTTGTGGGATTCTCTTCGCAGGCCGCAAGTCCATGGGCTTCCTCTTAATATACGAGTACAAGCCCAACTGCACTGAGCGTTTTGTTGTTCTGCCGGAGTGCTGAGCGTTTGTGTTTGGATAGGAGGTAGTATTTTTTTTTATAGGAATTCAGAATTCCATTACTCAACCGAGTCCGCTAAATCACTGGACACTAAGTACAATATACAATCGGGCACTCGGCCGTAACAACTGAGTCCGACTCAACACTCCTACTCCCTATAGAAGCTAGCTCATGAGCAACACGGTTACCTAACATGAAAATTTACAAAAATTTCTACTCCTTcggttccttaatataagccatatagtttttagcaccaatattaacgcacggcttagGGAAGGATATGAGactgagaaaaaaaagaaaaatcaggccatcttctctttcccaatcagattgcttccaaAATCTAAgagattggttggggcatgtacTATGTACGGTGGAAAAGTTTCCAAACTAATTGGCGTGGGaactgatacgtacctatattttggaaaaaaaaaattagaaatctatatggcttatattaaggaacggagagaGTACTGTAATATAATCTCCTTCAGGTTATGCACAAGCCGCCAACCAGGGACAATCTAAATTCATCACCTTGCGCTGCCCAAACCACTTGCTTGGCATCGGTTTCTAAGCACACATCACGCAAGCCCAAAGACACAGCTGCTTTCACCCCTTCCAAACACGCCAGGACTTCCATCTGCAAAGGGCTACGTGCAAAACGCAGCCGCCCTGAAGCTGACTGAAGCACGCCACCATTATCATCACGAATAACATATCCCCATCCACCATTCTTGTCATTCTCTCTGAACGCTCCATCCGCATTAATCTTCAGAGTATCAGCAAAAGGACGCTCCCAGGTCCTTGATCGGCCATGGGCGCTCGAGCTTGCAGGAGCTGGTGAACTGAGGTTCATGATCTCCGTGGCTTGCTTCCCACTTAAGCTTGCTAGCACCTCTGATAATCGCCGTTGATTCCCTTCCCTCACGGAATTTCTTTCGTGCCAAGCATTGTTTAACAGAAGGCTGGCCTTCAGCTAGACCCCATCGTCCTTGGATAAAATAGTGCTGACAACCTCCTTTGCATCATGGCAATTGGTCAGTTCTACTCTTAGGTCCTCTACTAGTCCTGCACACCTCCAAACAACCTTCACATGTTTGCATCTAAAAAAAAGATGGCCCCCATCCTCCCAAGCATAATTGCACAAGAGACATCTTGGATCAATCTTCATACCCCTTCCGCTGAGATTTGAGCAGAGAGCCAAAGAATTATGTGCCAATCTCCACATAAAATACTTTAATCTGTTAGGTCCTTCCATATTCCAAATCATTGACCAGATTTTCTCTCTATTCCCCCCTGCGCCTGAACTTGACTCACCAGGAGCTGTTCTGCTGCTCGGATAATTATCATCACAAAGAACTCTACACGCCGACTTCACCGAGAAAATGCCCTTTGAATCAAAATGCCAAGAGATAATGTCCTCCATATCCATATGCACGGGAATGGCCAATATATTGGGTACATCATCTTGCCAGAAAATACTCTCCACTAGCTTCTTATCCCATGTACCCGTCGAAGGGTCGATCAGTCGGCCACCCTGGGCAGGATAGTGaccctcctcgctcctcggcgtgATCGGCCTGTGTGTAATCGCGCACGACAGCCACGGGTCCTCCCATATTCTAATTTTCTCTCCATTGCCCACTCGCCAAATAATGCCCTTCTTCAACGGTTCCATTCCTTTGAGAATACTTCGCCAAGTGTAGGACATACCATCACAAGTAGGACGAAATCCCTAAAAAGGGATATTCTTCCAAGATACTATCCTCAGGCATCCTTCCAAATTGAGGTGAGAGTTCATCTTCTCCCGATGACATATACCAAATCTAGTCCAAAACGCATTTGAATCGATGAAAGAACATCGACGGTTGAATCATCGGGTATAACATAGGTTGTTGATTAATCACATTTAATCTTTAATTTTCTCTTCGCAATCATCAACGATGAGATCTATGACCTAGAGTAGCTGGTCTCATTAGGAGTGCCAAACAACACCTTCCTAGCAAATAATGACCACAGATAGATTGCTTGTAGCGATGACATCGTCGTGGCAATTATTGAAATGATCACAAGACTCCACAAAAATAAAACAACCGTAGTAAATGAGAGATGGGTCCCCTCTCCTTGCCATCGGCGAACTCGGAgggaaagaagaagagagctccTAGACGGTGACGTGGAGCAAAGGACACAGCGATTGTCTCTTGGTAGGGTGACACAACTCTTTTACCTGTGTAAACTTTGacaaagatcaaatattttataaaGTCGCATTATTTATCTACGGCATTAGAAAATTTTAAATCCAAACGGACCTAAACCTCTACTACTAGGTCTCAATGGTCATATTGATCGATCATAGCTAAACGCaggcattaaataatttatagGCACTCAAATAGATAACTCACTACATATATATGTTGAGTCGTTTGTGAGTAAAAAGCGTATAGATGACTTACCGTTCGTGAATAGTATAAACCCTTATTAGGAGATTTCCAATAAACTACTCTTTAAATCCAACATTTTCATGGTTGAAATTGAAAGTTTTGATAATGCTGATGATGTGCGCAGCTTCAAAATTTTGACGAACCGACGGAAAGGCCAACAAAGGTCGGTTGGCATGATCCACGAAAAGAGTTGGTCTACTCGGGCCACGTTGTCCTCCACGATTCACAGGCGCCCCCACCCACCCCATTCGTGCCCGTGCCGGCCGGCGCCTGCTGCACCTCCTGGCCTAACCCAAACGTCAGATCGCATCGTGCTCTGCTTTCCTTTCCCGATCAGACCGCACCAAAAGGCGGCACGTCATTGCTGTCGAGAGAATTCGCAGCCGAGACGGCAAAATCCAGGCCGCCACAGATCCCCTTCCCATCCAGGCTTCCAGTTCCAGCTCCAGCCCCCCCGGGTTCTCCGCAGGCCGCCCGCAGCCGGCAGACGCAGACCCGATCAAGCACGCTGCCGTTGCCGGCTGGGCAAGGCAAGCGAAGCAGCCGCGCGCCCAGTCCCCACGCAGCACGCGATTCGCGCCGCCCCCCTCCTCTAATCTAACCCTAGAGCGCTCCGCCCGCCTCGGCGCCGCTGAATTGCAATCGCAATTCCACCTAGTCCCGAGCCAATCCACGCGacgcttcctcttcctcttcctcttcctcttcccggCGCTTCGTCGGGCGGCAATCGCCATGGATCCGCACCCACCCTTCGACCACCCGCACCACCGCCGCGCCGCGCACCCCGGCAACCACTACCTAGACCAGCAGCaccccggccaccaccaccactacttggccgccggcggcggcggcggcggcgctgccccCGCGCGGTCCAGGTATGACTACGAGTACGACTCCCGCCCGATCCAGTATCCCCCtcccgaccaccaccaccaccccctcCCGCGCGTCCACCAacagcccccgccgccgccgccgccgccgccccagccgctgcccccgccgccacctcccCCGCCGCACCACCGCCACGACGCCCCCCACTACGCCCCCCTCCCGCTCCGCCCCACGCCGGAAACCTACTCCCCGCCGCCGTACCACAACCCTCCTCCTTCTCATCAGCCGTACCACCAGCAGCGCCACGTCGGCGGTGGCGACTTCCGCCCCGCCGACGAGATCCGCCGCATCCCCAgccaccacccccaccaccatcaccaccaccagcagCCGCAGCACCATCACCACCAGCAGCTGCCGCACCACCTTCACCAGCAGCCACAGCTCTCCTGGGAGGAGATTGAGGAGGGGCGCCACTACGCTGCCCACAAGCTGAAGCCGCAGCTCTCGTgggaggaggctgaagaggagcGGCGCTACGCCGCCCGTCAGCTCCGGGTGTCGCTGTCGCCACCCGGTGCACGGAAGAGGTACCACTGCGTCATGCATGACTCGGGTGACCGGGAGAGCACATCTAGCTCTGGCCCGCCACCCCGCCGCCAGAGGCAACAGCCGCACCCTAGTTATTCTCCCCCACCAGATGACAGTTTTGTAGATAGGGCAACTAGTTATTCTTGTTACGGCAGCCACGAGGGCTTTGTGGCGCACAGCGACAGTAATGGAAACAGGAAGATGCCGATGTCCATGTCGACTATGCTGCCTGGCTCGCCGAGGCGAGCCCCACAGAAGATGGCTCCTACGAGATTGTCTGTGTGGCATCGTATTGAGGAGAATCCCTCACTGTATACGCCACCTTCTCCACGCAAGGTGCCAAAGGAGGTGCATATTTCGCCGAGCAAGACCAAAAACTCTGGGTCTGCGTCAAAGGAATTGGCCAGCGTAATTTCTTTGGATTGCAAGGCAAAGAGTTCTGATTGTAAGGGTAGTGATGATAGTGCAGGAATGAAGAAGAATGCAGCAAAGAAAACTGAGAAGGTGCTGTCCTCAGTTATTGTGAAGCCTTCACCAGAAGccaaggaaaaagaaagagctGTTAATAAGGTTACCAAGAAGCCTGACAAGGTTGGTAATAGTGTACCAGGTTTCATGAGTGCAGGTGTGAGATCGGCGGCCTTTCCTGGTCCTGGTGTGAAGAAAGTGAAAAAGATAGTCATCAAGAAGATTGTTAGGAAGATCGGTGCCAAAGATAAACAAACTAGTAGTTTGACCGTCTCAGAAAAGGACAGCATTGATGCTAATGTGGATGCCTCTGAGAAAGAAGAAGCTAATGCAAATGCTTCTGAGAAAGAAGAGGGTGAGATCACAACATCATCTTTTGAAAAGGATGCTATCTCTGCACACAATTTGGTCAGTACTGGTGATACAGCTGGAGTTGCTAACAGCGTGGAGGTCCAGAAGGAACAAAATAATGATTTGGTGAATCTGAGTAAGAGCAATGCTGCTTCAACCATTGCATCTACGGATACTCTTGACCCATCAAGTGCTAGCCGGAGAAAACATCCTGGAAAAGAAGATTATAAGAGCTTCGTGAATTCAATTGATGGCAATGCATCTCCAGCCATTGAATCTTCCAAAACATTTAATACAAGTGGTGTTGAACATCCCCGAAAAGAAGATGATAGGTGTTTCATCAATTCAAGTGTTAAAAATGCTACCCTTCATTGTGAGAACAATAATTCTCAACAGGAAGAAGAGGGTGAAATTCTGGCTGTTTCAGGTCCAGTGAATGTTGGAAGTAATTGCCCAAGGATTCTTGATGCAGTGGAACCACATGATTGTGAAGTGGAAAACATGGAAGACAACAAAGTTCCTGAGGTCATGAGTGGAAATAGTGCTGTTTACGTGAATGGAGCTAAGGATTGTACAACAGAAGTTAGTGGAAGTGAGGATGACAGGAGGGAAGAAGGCCTTTTCCTTCTAAATGATCCCCTTAGAAGTCCTAGTACAGATGATGAAGTTAGCATGACTCCGAGCAAGGATAACCATGAAAAAGAGGGTATGATTCTGATTGGTGCAAGTGAAGTGTGTGCTGCTTCTGTAGGCCAACCTGAGGGAAATCCCAAGATAGCAGAAGCCGCTGTTGCTCATGGTGCACGTAAGGAACAAGGCAATCTGCTGAACAATCCAGGAGAAAAGGATGTGGCATCTTTTGGATCTTCGGGAACCCTTAATACCATGGAAAAAAGTGTTAATGAGATTACCCAGGAGAAAGAGTGGACATTGCCCATTGAACCAAATGAAGCTACTTCTTTTGCACACCAAAATGTGCCAGCCTTGAGTACATTACAAAATAATGTTAGTGAGAATATCCAGAAGGAGAGCCAAATGCCCATGGATTCAAGTGCTTTTCAAACAATAGAATGCGCCACAATAGAAGTTGTTAGTAGTAAGTTTGCTCAGAATGTAGCGTGCAAGAGCCCCATGGATTTAAATGGAACGAATGAAGGAACTACAGATAACTCCATGTACACTCCAGAGTTTGCTGTAGCAGGTGGAACCGAGGATAGAAGCATGCAAGTTGATTTCCACGATGCGAAAGCTGCTTTAAGTAAGCCGGATCTTCCCCTGGAAGTAGTGGATACAGATACCCATGCTCTGCAGTCATCCAGAGATACAGAGAGCACAATTCTGCCATCATTGGATGATGATCCTATGAAGGATTCCTCTGGTGCTGTTATTCTGAATAATGGTGTAGGGAGGAGCACTTCATCTCAAGTAGCAGAACTGTCACATCTTCATAGACCCCACCCGCCTCCTGACCACAACCCATCCTCCTTACATTCCCATGATTCACCATCTGTATCTGGTAACAGTGAGCATTCTGTTCGTACAGCTTTGACCCTTGGTAATAATATCTATTTCAGTAGTGCAGAGAGTGAGGGACAGCCTGAGGAAAACCATAACCTAGTGGATGTAAACCAAGGATTTGATGTGACAATGACGGAATTTGGTAATATTGTCAAAAGAAAAGGTGAATCTGGCAATGACTTTATGAATGCAGGCAGTCAGAGTTGGTTGACTTTACCACTTACTGTCAGCTGCTTGGATAATGATGCTGCTGGTAGTAATGAGAGGTTAGGTTTAGAGCAGATTGTGGATGAAGGTGCCTCTGTCTGTCAGGATCATGATAGTGTGCCAAATATTGACCAGCGTGGCAGTATTGATATTTTGTCTGGACAGGATCACAGCCTCAAACTATGTGATATCAGTATGCCTCAAGCAGACCTTTTGGCAACCGAAGAGGGAAATAAGGATGTTGAGGATGAGATTGTTCTCCCAGGTTCTTCTGTTAATTCTGTAGATGTTTTAGATCACAATAGTTATCGCACAGTGGATAAACCTATAGATAACCTTAATAAACCGATTCTCTTATCTTCACAATCTGCTGATGCACCAGGTCAAGAGTTAGCTTCTTCTCAGGTATCTGTTGATTCTGATGACACCTATCATGGAAGTACTGAGGACCCTGTGGGCGTGTCAAGTACAACACCTGATTCGATATCCTCCTGGATTGAAGCCATTGTATCAGAAGCTAAAAAGGATCATCAATCATGCAAATCCTCTCTACTTCCTATCAGTTCCCCAGACAAGGTATCAGCACCAAAGGAGGATAGCAAGAAGGCATTGTCAGATTCAGTAGTCAACTCTGTAGTAAAATCTCCCCCTCGAATTAATATTGCAAGCTCCACAGTATCGAAGGTACCTACTAAACAGGTGGCTTTGCCCGATTCATTGCGAGAGCCCCCTCGCTTAAACCAGAATGCAAGGAACAGGACATGGCGTCGTGACAATGTGTCATCTTCTAATTCAGCATTGCATGTTTCACAGGCTTCAGGATTGCCCCCTAAACTCCCAGTAAAAAAGAACAGCAAAAGTGAAAACTCTTATATCCGCAAGGGTAATGCCCTCATTAGAAATCCAGCCACTGGAAATCATCTTCATTCTTCTTCTAGTCTAGATTCTCAAAATAAGTTGAGTAAGCCTGTTATGAGGAGAAGCATGAACTTTGTCAGGAAAGTCGATTCAAAAGACGTAGCACATTCTCATATTTCAGTTGAAAGACCCAAGaccccacctttgccacttcacaCCAAATCCATCAGTTGTGCTGTGAATGTTTTGGAGCCATTGTCTAAAAAATTGCAGCAACAGGTCCTTGAAACTGAAAAGGAAGATTCCAGTGGGCAGGTTAACTCAGGTGCTGACAATCCAAGCATTATTAGTTCGCACAAGTCTGAAGCCCTTGATGCTGGTAAAGCAATTTATGTTAGACCAAAGTTAAATCAACTTGTTGCTGCACAGGGGCAACATCTTGGTGAGTCGAGTAACATTTCCTTGGATAAGATTATGTTACTGCAGCCATCCGCAACATCTGATCTCTATTTCAAGAAAAGGAAAAATCAGATTATTTTGGGTCCCTCTACTTCTGATGCTCCGAGTTCAAAAGATACATCTCAGGCTGAGAATATAAAGTCAGGTGAGAGTAAAGTTCTAATGTCTGCATCTTCCAACAACAATATCACTGTGGCAAAGGACAGGCCGCACAAAGGTAACATGCTATATAAAAATACTTGTTCATACTTGTTCGGCTGTTCCTTGTACCTTTAACCAAGTTGTTATTTAATTAACATGTCAGCATTCTCTAGTATGCTGGAACTTGTTTGGAAATGACATATAATGTATTTCACGTCTATCGAGCAAGTAGTTTTGCATGTCTGTCTTTTTTATTTCAGTTATGTTCTTCAGTGTAAGGAACATTAGCTAAATTGAAAAATTGAGAACCATAACTAAATATGAATGATATTATTGCCAAACTATGCAGACCTGGTTATAGTCCTATAGATGACCTTTCCTCTTGGTATCCCACTCTTTCACCTTTTGAAGATCGAGACATGAACACCTTTCTCCTGCTTTTTCTATGATGAGTTGATGACTTCACACTGTTTTTCCTACAAGATTTGGTCACTACTTGTCAAACCTTTGTGTAGACAGCATCTTTGTTCTAAACTACATTGCTGCcagccttttctttcttttccctcttgaCCTATGCTTTCTGAGGGCATGTACTTGGACAATGAAGCATTTGTGTAAATTTTCTAAATGCAGCTCTTCATACAACAAATACTGTCAGAAGTTTCTCTCATGTCTGGACACTTAGTGGACAAAATCCTCGAAAGAAATCTTTTGTGGGAGCTAGTCATATGAAGGTCTTCCCTCGTATACTTCCATGGAAAAGAAAAATATTCTGCCAGAACTTCAGAGGCAGTTACTCTTCGTTGTTGAATACAAGCTCTATAGGGATAATGAGGTAACCAATACCAGAATGGCCTTAATTTTCCCTTATTCTGTATTGATTCATTCCATTCAATTTGTTAATAGCAAGTCATGATCCTCTATCATTTGTCAGAAAATTATTGCAAACAAAGAAGAGAAGTACTATTTACACCGTCTCTACTGATGGATTCTCCCTTCGGAAATCTGGAGTGTTAAGTATAGGCGGGTCAAGTTTGAAATGGTCAAGGTCCCTTGAGAAACATTCTCAAAAGGTTAATGAGGTATTGAATTCAGAGATGCATAATCTCCCTGATCACTCATTGAGTAATCCATGTGAATTTAGTTTAGTGTTCTAACCACCACTGCATTATATTCAGATGTGGAATTCAATGGAAACATGTGAGGATAGATTTAAATATAACTGTATCTTCTTTTAGCTCTTGAAGCTCAAATATAAATATTATTCTTAATGAATCCCTGTTTTGAGAGTTAACACTTGTTAGACTGTTAGTAGGGTCATGAGAACATATACTAGACTATCTTGTTTCCTAGTTTCATTTGTTAAATGTTATTTCAGAATTAGTAACTTGCATAGTTTCTATGTTTTTCAACACCAAGAACATTATTTTGTTAAGTTTATAGAGCTGCTGCCTTGCACAATTTTTGCTTGATCAAACATGCGCAATCTGAAATCTGGATTGCAGGAAGCTACACAGGCAGTTGCTGAagttgaaagaaagaaaagagaaaagagaaaacgACAGTCTCTCCGTAACAAGGGAAGGAATGGTAATGCATTAGGTATCTTTCGATGGCCATAAGCTAAAATATTATATGCATGATACATAACTGTATAATTCCGTGCAATGCAATTGTTCTGTTTTTCATATGACTTTCAATCTTTCATGCTTCCTCACCTTAAAATTTAATGAGTTACTGATGCACCAGATTGATTTTCAATTTGTGTTGTCTAAGTCTAACATGTTCTACTCTTTGTAGTCCAGTTTAAGATTCATGGTTGAATAATTAGTAATTATTCATGATTATGTACCTTGCCATGTTGGAACATTTTGGTTTGGACTAACTTTCTTAGAACTATCAGTACCTAGTCTCCTAATTATCATATCTGATTTTTCCATTTCTCACTAGATTTGTGTTGTTTTGACTTATGGTTCATGATTCCCATTTTGTTTTCAGATCGATACTCTGCATCAGTTGCTGCCAATCAATTAACAAATAGCAGCAGAGCATCTTCAGATTCAAGGGTGTCGTCAACTTGCAATGAGTATGCTTCGCACCATGTTGCATTGTATCTTGTATTAGGAATAACAGACAGAATCATGACATCTCTTTCTCTACTTGTCTTTCTATGAGCAGATACGTGCGTGTTAACAAAGGTAACCAACTGGTCAGAAATCCGAAGAAAGTAATCCGCATGCTAGCAAGTGAGAAAGTTCGATGGAGTTTGCACACTGTTAGAAGACGGTTGGCAAAGAAGCAGCAATATTGTCAATTCTTCACTCGCTTCGGCGAGTGTAAAAAATCTGGTGGCAAGTGTCCCTATATTCATGACCGAGCTAAAGTGGCTATCTGTACTAAATTTCTTAAAGGCTTGTGTTCTAGTACTAGTTGCAAACTAACTCACAAGGTAAGATTTCTTCTTGATTCTACTAGTGATCATGGCTTCATTCTTTTCCATCATGAGTATCTGTCCTGCAGGTCCTGCCAGAAAGAATGCCAGATTGTTCTTACTTTCTTCAAGGTGATTCATTTCAGTGTCATTGTACCGTTGTTTACTATCCTTTGCAATTGATTGCCTGCTTACATGTATGTTTGGCATCGCTAGCAGGGCTCTGTACCAACACAGCCTGTCCCTATAGGCATGTGAAAGTGAACTCGAACGCCCCTGTTTGCGAAGATTTTTTGAAGGGATATTGTGCTGATGGTGATGAGGTATTTATGATATCACTAGAATTATATTGATCTTAAATTTTTGTTCCGCGCCTTGCATTGGAGGGTAGGTAGGCACATGATTTCCTATGGAGGTAGCATAAAGCTTGCTTCCACTGGATTGTTAGTGTGAACGATATTTCGTATCAGAATTAATATATGTAGGTTGGTGTCCTTCCTTTGCATATTTGTTCTAACATGAAATGTTTTATAGGACATAGTGTCAAAATATCCACCTTTTAGTTCCTTAATTTTGGATAATCTAATTCAGTTGAGTGTTGATTCTTCATAGATAAATAGATCAGAAAGGTTGCCTCCTTTTGGGGGAAACCTAT includes these proteins:
- the LOC136526937 gene encoding uncharacterized protein isoform X2, producing MDPHPPFDHPHHRRAAHPGNHYLDQQHPGHHHHYLAAGGGGGGAAPARSRYDYEYDSRPIQYPPPDHHHHPLPRVHQQPPPPPPPPPQPLPPPPPPPPHHRHDAPHYAPLPLRPTPETYSPPPYHNPPPSHQPYHQQRHVGGGDFRPADEIRRIPSHHPHHHHHHQQPQHHHHQQLPHHLHQQPQLSWEEIEEGRHYAAHKLKPQLSWEEAEEERRYAARQLRVSLSPPGARKRYHCVMHDSGDRESTSSSGPPPRRQRQQPHPSYSPPPDDSFVDRATSYSCYGSHEGFVAHSDSNGNRKMPMSMSTMLPGSPRRAPQKMAPTRLSVWHRIEENPSLYTPPSPRKVPKEVHISPSKTKNSGSASKELASVISLDCKAKSSDCKGSDDSAGMKKNAAKKTEKVLSSVIVKPSPEAKEKERAVNKVTKKPDKVGNSVPGFMSAGVRSAAFPGPGVKKVKKIVIKKIVRKIGAKDKQTSSLTVSEKDSIDANVDASEKEEANANASEKEEGEITTSSFEKDAISAHNLVSTGDTAGVANSVEVQKEQNNDLVNLSKSNAASTIASTDTLDPSSASRRKHPGKEDYKSFVNSIDGNASPAIESSKTFNTSGVEHPRKEDDRCFINSSVKNATLHCENNNSQQEEEGEILAVSGPVNVGSNCPRILDAVEPHDCEVENMEDNKVPEVMSGNSAVYVNGAKDCTTEVSGSEDDRREEGLFLLNDPLRSPSTDDEVSMTPSKDNHEKEGMILIGASEVCAASVGQPEGNPKIAEAAVAHGARKEQGNLLNNPGEKDVASFGSSGTLNTMEKSVNEITQEKEWTLPIEPNEATSFAHQNVPALSTLQNNVSENIQKESQMPMDSSAFQTIECATIEVVSSKFAQNVACKSPMDLNGTNEGTTDNSMYTPEFAVAGGTEDRSMQVDFHDAKAALSKPDLPLEVVDTDTHALQSSRDTESTILPSLDDDPMKDSSGAVILNNGVGRSTSSQVAELSHLHRPHPPPDHNPSSLHSHDSPSVSGNSEHSVRTALTLGNNIYFSSAESEGQPEENHNLVDVNQGFDVTMTEFGNIVKRKGESGNDFMNAGSQSWLTLPLTVSCLDNDAAGSNERLGLEQIVDEGASVCQDHDSVPNIDQRGSIDILSGQDHSLKLCDISMPQADLLATEEGNKDVEDEIVLPGSSVNSVDVLDHNSYRTVDKPIDNLNKPILLSSQSADAPGQELASSQVSVDSDDTYHGSTEDPVGVSSTTPDSISSWIEAIVSEAKKDHQSCKSSLLPISSPDKVSAPKEDSKKALSDSVVNSVVKSPPRINIASSTVSKVPTKQVALPDSLREPPRLNQNARNRTWRRDNVSSSNSALHVSQASGLPPKLPVKKNSKSENSYIRKGNALIRNPATGNHLHSSSSLDSQNKLSKPVMRRSMNFVRKVDSKDVAHSHISVERPKTPPLPLHTKSISCAVNVLEPLSKKLQQQVLETEKEDSSGQVNSGADNPSIISSHKSEALDAGKAIYVRPKLNQLVAAQGQHLGESSNISLDKIMLLQPSATSDLYFKKRKNQIILGPSTSDAPSSKDTSQAENIKSGESKVLMSASSNNNITVAKDRPHKALHTTNTVRSFSHVWTLSGQNPRKKSFVGASHMKVFPRILPWKRKIFCQNFRGSYSSLLNTSSIGIMRKLLQTKKRSTIYTVSTDGFSLRKSGVLSIGGSSLKWSRSLEKHSQKVNEEATQAVAEVERKKREKRKRQSLRNKGRNDRYSASVAANQLTNSSRASSDSRVSSTCNEYVRVNKGNQLVRNPKKVIRMLASEKVRWSLHTVRRRLAKKQQYCQFFTRFGECKKSGGKCPYIHDRAKVAICTKFLKGLCSSTSCKLTHKVLPERMPDCSYFLQGLCTNTACPYRHVKVNSNAPVCEDFLKGYCADGDECRKKHSYVCPIFEATGECPQESRCKLHHPKKKNKSKRSKVDTVQNNSWGRYFETSIGHGSGARIVSLEEEERQKPEQISGEDFADFIELGADIEVPEDADASDDIQPMELDSGNLEMQADNLDAIIKPLRIMRTARG